A region of Crenobacter cavernae DNA encodes the following proteins:
- the rplP gene encoding 50S ribosomal protein L16 — MLQPTRLKYRKQQKGRNTGIATRGNKVNFGDFGLKAVGRGRLTARQIEAARRAMTRHIKRGGRIWIRVFPDKPISSKPAEVRMGNGKGSPEYYVAEIQPGKMLYEMDGVNEELAREAFRLAAAKLPIPTVFVTRQVGQ, encoded by the coding sequence ATGCTGCAGCCAACTAGACTCAAGTACCGCAAACAGCAGAAGGGCCGTAACACGGGTATCGCTACCCGTGGTAACAAGGTCAACTTCGGCGATTTCGGTCTGAAAGCGGTTGGCCGAGGCCGTTTGACCGCGCGCCAGATCGAGGCGGCTCGTCGCGCCATGACCCGTCACATCAAACGTGGCGGCCGTATCTGGATCCGCGTGTTCCCGGATAAGCCGATCTCCTCCAAGCCGGCGGAAGTGCGTATGGGTAACGGTAAAGGTAGCCCGGAGTACTACGTGGCCGAAATTCAGCCTGGCAAAATGCTGTATGAAATGGACGGCGTCAACGAGGAACTCGCTCGTGAAGCTTTCCGTTTGGCCGCAGCCAAGTTGCCGATCCCGACTGTGTTTGTGACTAGACAGGTAGGTCAGTAA
- the rplE gene encoding 50S ribosomal protein L5, whose protein sequence is MARLYDIYKSNVVPELVKQFGYKSVMEVPRIEKITLNMGVGEAVADKKVMEFAVGDLEKITGQKPVVTTARKSIAGFKIRDHYPVGCKVTLRRERMYEFLDRLVTIALPRVRDFRGVSGKSFDGRGNYNMGVREQIIFPEIEYDKIDALRGMNITITTTAKTDEEARALLAAFKFPFKG, encoded by the coding sequence ATGGCACGTCTCTACGATATTTACAAAAGCAACGTCGTTCCGGAACTGGTGAAACAGTTCGGCTACAAGTCCGTGATGGAAGTGCCGCGCATCGAAAAGATCACCCTGAACATGGGTGTCGGTGAAGCGGTTGCTGACAAGAAAGTCATGGAATTTGCCGTGGGCGATCTGGAAAAGATCACCGGTCAAAAACCGGTGGTGACCACCGCCCGCAAGTCGATCGCCGGCTTCAAGATTCGCGACCACTACCCGGTGGGCTGCAAGGTGACCCTTCGCCGCGAACGCATGTACGAGTTCCTCGACCGTCTGGTGACCATCGCCCTGCCGCGCGTGCGCGACTTCCGCGGTGTGTCCGGCAAGTCCTTCGACGGCCGCGGCAACTACAACATGGGTGTGCGCGAGCAGATCATCTTCCCGGAAATCGAGTACGACAAAATCGATGCGCTGCGTGGTATGAACATCACCATCACCACCACGGCGAAAACCGACGAAGAAGCCCGCGCGCTGCTGGCAGCGTTCAAGTTCCCGTTCAAGGGTTAA
- the rpsN gene encoding 30S ribosomal protein S14, translating into MAKLALINREKKRAKLVAKFAGKREELLAIINNSNLSDEERFEARLKLQALPRNASPVRQRNRCAITGRPRGVFRKFGLGRNKLRELAMKGEIPGVVKASW; encoded by the coding sequence ATGGCAAAACTTGCACTGATTAACCGTGAAAAGAAGCGCGCCAAGCTCGTCGCCAAATTTGCTGGCAAGCGTGAAGAGCTTCTCGCAATCATCAACAACTCCAACCTCTCGGATGAAGAGCGTTTCGAGGCCCGCCTGAAGCTTCAGGCCCTGCCGCGCAACGCCAGCCCGGTGCGCCAACGTAACCGTTGCGCCATTACCGGTCGTCCGCGTGGTGTGTTCCGTAAATTCGGTCTGGGTCGTAACAAGCTTCGTGAACTCGCCATGAAAGGCGAGATCCCGGGGGTTGTGAAGGCCAGCTGGTAA
- the rpmJ gene encoding 50S ribosomal protein L36, protein MRVQPSVKKICRNCKVIRRNRVVRVICTDPRHKQRQG, encoded by the coding sequence ATGCGCGTACAACCTTCGGTAAAGAAAATTTGCCGTAATTGCAAAGTCATCCGCCGCAATCGCGTGGTTCGCGTGATCTGCACGGATCCCCGCCACAAGCAACGCCAAGGCTAA
- the rplB gene encoding 50S ribosomal protein L2, with the protein MPIVKVKPTSAGRRALVKVVNPDLHKGAPYAPLLDKKISTAGRNNNGHITTRHRGGGHKQHYRIVDFRRNKDGIPAKVERLEYDPNRTANIALLCYADGERRYIIAPRGVKAGAVLLSGSEAPIKAGNALPIRNIPVGTTIHCIELQPGKGAQLARSAGASVMLLAREGAYAQLRLRSGEIRKVHVDCRATIGEVGNEEHSLRKIGKAGANRWRGIRPTVRGTAMNPIDHPHGGGEGRTGEGRVPVSPWGTPTKGYRTRRNKRTSNMIVRRRFSNKG; encoded by the coding sequence ATGCCTATCGTAAAAGTAAAACCGACGTCCGCTGGCCGTCGTGCCCTGGTGAAGGTCGTTAATCCTGACCTGCACAAAGGCGCGCCCTACGCCCCGCTGCTCGACAAGAAAATATCGACTGCCGGTCGTAACAACAACGGTCACATCACCACGCGTCATCGCGGCGGTGGTCACAAGCAGCATTACCGTATCGTCGATTTCCGTCGCAACAAAGACGGCATCCCGGCGAAAGTCGAGCGTCTCGAGTACGACCCGAACCGCACTGCGAACATCGCCCTGCTGTGCTACGCCGATGGCGAGCGCCGCTACATCATCGCCCCGCGTGGCGTGAAGGCTGGTGCCGTGCTGCTGTCCGGCTCGGAAGCGCCGATCAAGGCAGGTAACGCCCTGCCGATCCGCAACATCCCGGTGGGTACCACGATTCACTGCATCGAACTGCAGCCGGGCAAAGGTGCCCAGCTGGCTCGTTCGGCCGGTGCATCGGTGATGCTGCTGGCTCGTGAAGGCGCTTACGCTCAGCTGCGTCTGCGCTCGGGCGAGATTCGCAAGGTGCACGTCGACTGCCGCGCCACCATCGGTGAAGTCGGTAATGAAGAGCACAGCCTGCGTAAGATCGGTAAAGCCGGTGCTAACCGCTGGCGTGGTATTCGTCCGACCGTTCGCGGTACGGCGATGAACCCGATCGATCACCCGCACGGTGGTGGTGAAGGTCGTACTGGTGAAGGCCGTGTGCCGGTTAGCCCGTGGGGCACGCCGACCAAAGGCTACCGTACCCGCCGCAACAAACGTACGAGCAACATGATCGTGCGTCGTCGCTTCTCTAACAAGGGTTAA
- the rpsC gene encoding 30S ribosomal protein S3 gives MGQKIHPTGFRLAVNKNWSSKWFANSLDFAGMLKQDIEVREFLKKRLAHASVGRVIIERPAKSARITIHSARPGVVIGKKGEDIELLKQELQKRLGVPVHVNIEEVRKPEIDAQIVADGIASQLEKRVMFRRAMKRSMQNAMRMGAQGIKIMSSGRLNGAEIARVEWYREGRVPLHTLRADVDYATSEAKTTYGIIGIKVWVYKGELKPGQVQAAPAAPEKKSRKAGGRNAAAN, from the coding sequence ATGGGTCAGAAGATTCATCCGACGGGTTTCCGTCTTGCTGTCAACAAGAACTGGTCCTCGAAGTGGTTTGCGAATTCCCTGGATTTCGCAGGCATGCTCAAGCAGGACATCGAAGTTCGCGAGTTTCTGAAAAAGCGCCTTGCTCACGCTTCCGTCGGTCGCGTGATCATCGAGCGCCCGGCCAAGTCGGCCCGCATCACCATTCACAGCGCCCGTCCGGGTGTCGTGATCGGTAAGAAGGGCGAAGACATCGAGCTGCTGAAGCAAGAGCTGCAGAAGCGTCTCGGTGTGCCGGTGCATGTGAACATCGAAGAAGTCCGCAAGCCGGAAATCGATGCTCAGATCGTTGCCGACGGTATCGCTTCGCAGCTCGAGAAGCGCGTGATGTTCCGCCGCGCCATGAAGCGCTCGATGCAGAACGCGATGCGCATGGGTGCCCAGGGCATCAAGATCATGAGCTCGGGTCGTCTGAACGGCGCCGAAATCGCGCGTGTCGAATGGTACCGCGAAGGCCGTGTGCCGCTGCACACCCTTCGTGCCGACGTGGACTACGCGACTTCGGAAGCGAAGACCACCTACGGCATCATCGGTATCAAGGTGTGGGTGTACAAAGGTGAGCTGAAGCCGGGCCAGGTGCAGGCTGCACCGGCAGCTCCGGAGAAGAAATCCAGAAAGGCAGGTGGTCGAAATGCTGCAGCCAACTAG
- the rpsH gene encoding 30S ribosomal protein S8, with translation MSMHDPISDMLTRIRNAQRAAKTAVSMPSSKLKLAIAQVLKDEGYVEDFAISGDEKKPVLDIQLKYYAGRPVIERIDRVSRPGLRVYKGTTDIPKVMNGLGVAILSTSKGVMTDRKARAAGIGGELLCFVA, from the coding sequence ATGAGCATGCATGATCCTATTTCCGACATGTTGACCCGCATCCGTAACGCCCAGCGCGCTGCCAAGACGGCTGTTTCCATGCCGTCCTCGAAGCTGAAGCTGGCGATTGCCCAGGTGCTGAAAGACGAAGGCTATGTCGAAGATTTCGCGATCTCCGGCGACGAGAAAAAACCGGTTCTCGACATCCAGCTGAAATACTACGCTGGCCGTCCGGTGATCGAGCGTATCGATCGCGTTTCTCGTCCGGGCCTGCGTGTCTACAAGGGCACCACGGATATTCCGAAGGTGATGAACGGTCTTGGCGTGGCGATTCTGTCCACCTCCAAGGGCGTGATGACCGATCGCAAAGCGCGCGCTGCCGGTATCGGCGGTGAGCTGCTGTGCTTCGTGGCATAA
- the rpsE gene encoding 30S ribosomal protein S5, producing the protein MAKHEMEDRGDGLIEKMIGVNRVTKVVKGGRIMAFSALTVVGDGDGGIGMGKGKSKEVPVAVQKAMEQARRNLVKVPLKNGTLHHAVFGKHGATTVFMQPAKEGSGVKAGGPMRAVFEAMGVRNVSAKVHGSTNPYNVVRATLDGLQKIYTPGQVAAKRGLSVDEILGVEHE; encoded by the coding sequence ATGGCTAAGCACGAAATGGAAGATCGTGGCGACGGTCTGATCGAGAAGATGATCGGCGTCAACCGCGTCACCAAGGTGGTGAAGGGCGGCCGGATCATGGCCTTCTCGGCACTCACCGTGGTGGGTGACGGCGATGGCGGCATCGGCATGGGCAAAGGCAAGTCGAAAGAAGTGCCGGTTGCCGTGCAAAAAGCAATGGAACAAGCCCGCCGCAATCTGGTGAAGGTGCCGCTGAAGAACGGTACCCTGCACCACGCAGTGTTCGGCAAGCATGGCGCGACCACCGTGTTCATGCAGCCGGCCAAAGAGGGTAGCGGCGTGAAGGCCGGTGGCCCGATGCGTGCCGTGTTCGAAGCCATGGGCGTGCGTAACGTCTCGGCCAAGGTGCACGGTTCGACCAACCCGTACAACGTGGTTCGCGCCACGCTGGACGGTCTGCAGAAGATCTACACCCCCGGTCAAGTGGCTGCCAAGCGCGGCTTGAGCGTGGACGAGATCCTGGGAGTTGAGCATGAGTAA
- the rplW gene encoding 50S ribosomal protein L23, giving the protein MNQERLMQVILAPVVSEKSTMVAEKSQQVVFRVVGDATKPEIKAAVELLFNVKVQGVSTLNVKGKTKRFGRSVGRRKDWKKAYVSLVPGQEIDLTAAAAE; this is encoded by the coding sequence ATGAATCAAGAACGTTTGATGCAAGTTATCCTTGCTCCGGTAGTCTCCGAAAAGAGCACCATGGTGGCCGAGAAGAGCCAGCAGGTGGTGTTCCGCGTGGTTGGCGATGCCACCAAGCCGGAAATCAAGGCTGCTGTTGAACTGCTGTTCAACGTCAAGGTGCAAGGTGTTAGCACCCTGAACGTCAAAGGCAAGACCAAGCGTTTCGGTCGCAGTGTCGGCCGTCGCAAGGACTGGAAAAAGGCTTACGTCAGCTTGGTGCCGGGTCAGGAAATCGATCTGACCGCAGCCGCTGCCGAGTAA
- the rpsK gene encoding 30S ribosomal protein S11, whose protein sequence is MAKANTAVRVRKKVRKSVSEGIVHVHASFNNTIITITDRQGNALSWATSGGAGFKGSRKSTPFAAQVAAEHAGKVAQEYGVKNLEVRIKGPGPGRESAVRALNSLGFKITSISDVTPVPHNGCRPPKKRRI, encoded by the coding sequence ATGGCTAAAGCAAACACAGCTGTCCGTGTACGCAAGAAGGTGCGCAAGTCTGTTAGCGAAGGTATCGTGCACGTGCACGCTTCGTTCAACAACACCATCATCACCATCACCGATCGTCAAGGGAATGCACTTTCTTGGGCTACCTCCGGCGGTGCTGGTTTCAAAGGCTCGCGCAAGAGTACACCCTTTGCTGCTCAGGTAGCGGCAGAGCACGCTGGTAAAGTTGCCCAAGAATACGGTGTGAAGAACCTCGAAGTTCGCATCAAGGGCCCTGGCCCGGGTCGCGAATCCGCGGTGCGTGCCCTCAACTCGCTGGGTTTCAAGATCACCAGCATCTCCGACGTGACGCCGGTGCCGCACAACGGTTGCCGTCCGCCCAAAAAACGTCGTATCTAA
- the rpmD gene encoding 50S ribosomal protein L30, with amino-acid sequence MSNAKTVKVTLVKSLIGRLESHKACARGLGLKKIRQTVEVLDTPENRGMINKISYLLKSEG; translated from the coding sequence ATGAGTAATGCAAAGACTGTCAAGGTGACCCTGGTGAAGAGCCTGATCGGTCGCCTCGAGTCCCACAAAGCGTGCGCTCGCGGTCTGGGTCTGAAGAAGATTCGCCAGACTGTCGAAGTGCTCGATACGCCTGAAAACCGTGGCATGATCAACAAGATCAGCTACCTGCTCAAGAGCGAGGGCTAA
- the rplR gene encoding 50S ribosomal protein L18: MDKKQARLRRARKTRARIAELKMVRLSVHRTNGHIYAQVIDAAGARVLASASTLEAEVRADVAQGGNVNAAVVVGKRIAEKAKAAGVAQVAFDRSGFKYHGRIKALADAAREHGLEF, encoded by the coding sequence ATGGACAAAAAACAAGCTCGACTCCGCCGCGCACGCAAAACCCGTGCACGTATTGCAGAGCTCAAGATGGTGCGTCTTAGCGTGCATCGCACCAACGGCCACATCTACGCCCAGGTCATCGATGCTGCCGGCGCTCGCGTGCTGGCCAGCGCTTCTACTCTGGAAGCCGAAGTGCGCGCTGACGTTGCCCAGGGTGGCAACGTGAACGCCGCCGTCGTGGTGGGCAAGCGTATCGCCGAAAAGGCCAAGGCTGCTGGCGTTGCCCAAGTGGCGTTCGACCGTTCCGGCTTCAAGTACCACGGTCGTATCAAGGCCCTGGCGGACGCTGCCCGCGAGCACGGTCTGGAATTCTAA
- the rpsM gene encoding 30S ribosomal protein S13, with product MARIAGVNIPNHAHAVIGLQAIYGIGLTRAQAICASAGVTPSTKVKDLSDAEMETLREEVAKFTVEGDLRREITMSIKRLMDMGSYRGMRHRRGLPCRGQRTRTNARTRKGPRKAIAGKK from the coding sequence ATGGCCCGTATCGCAGGGGTAAACATCCCCAACCATGCGCACGCCGTAATCGGCCTGCAGGCCATCTACGGCATCGGCTTGACCCGCGCCCAAGCGATTTGCGCTTCGGCCGGCGTGACTCCTTCCACCAAGGTGAAGGATCTGTCCGACGCAGAGATGGAAACACTGCGTGAGGAAGTGGCTAAGTTCACCGTTGAAGGTGACCTGCGCCGCGAAATCACCATGAGCATCAAACGCTTGATGGACATGGGCAGCTACCGTGGCATGCGCCATCGTCGTGGCCTCCCATGCCGCGGCCAGCGTACTCGCACCAATGCCCGTACCCGTAAGGGCCCGCGCAAGGCGATCGCCGGCAAGAAGTAA
- the secY gene encoding preprotein translocase subunit SecY has product MANTSLVANANKYGDLKSRIWFLIGALIVYRIGAHIPVPGINPAELAKLFHTSQTGLLDMFNMFSGGALSRFTVFAIGIMPYISASIILQLASEAVPALKQLKKEGDAGRRKITQYTRYATVVLATFQSFGIAVMLFQQPNLVTSGQWEFYLTTVVTLVTGTMFLMWLGEQITERGIGNGISLIICAGIAAGVPSAIGKTLTLTSQGSLPILFAVVLFIGVALVTYLVVFVERGQRKVLVNYAKRQVGNRVMQGQSTHLPLKLNMAGVIPPIFASSIILFPATVLGWFGNTEGMGWLKSVADKLHPGQPIYILFYAAAIIFFCYFYTALVFNPKETADNLKKSGAFIPGIRPGEQTSRYIEKIIMRLTLVGAVYITLVCLLPEFLILKWNVPFYFGGTSLLIMVVVTMDFMTQVQSYVLSHQYEGLLKKANFKGNGGAFTR; this is encoded by the coding sequence GTGGCGAATACTTCTCTAGTGGCCAATGCCAACAAGTATGGTGACCTGAAGAGCCGTATCTGGTTTCTGATCGGTGCTTTGATCGTCTACCGGATCGGTGCTCATATTCCGGTTCCGGGGATCAACCCTGCCGAACTAGCGAAGTTGTTCCACACGTCGCAAACGGGCCTCCTGGACATGTTCAACATGTTTTCCGGGGGCGCCCTTTCGAGATTTACGGTATTTGCCATCGGCATCATGCCGTATATCTCGGCCTCCATCATTCTGCAGCTCGCCTCCGAGGCCGTTCCGGCCTTGAAGCAGTTGAAGAAAGAGGGCGACGCTGGGCGGCGCAAAATAACTCAGTACACTCGGTATGCAACCGTAGTACTCGCGACTTTCCAAAGTTTCGGTATTGCGGTGATGTTGTTTCAGCAGCCGAACTTGGTGACGAGCGGACAGTGGGAGTTCTACCTCACCACGGTCGTGACGCTGGTCACGGGTACGATGTTCCTGATGTGGCTTGGTGAGCAGATTACCGAGCGCGGGATCGGTAACGGCATTTCGCTGATCATCTGCGCGGGTATCGCAGCCGGTGTGCCGTCGGCGATCGGCAAGACGCTGACGCTGACCAGCCAGGGTTCGCTGCCTATCCTGTTCGCCGTTGTGCTGTTCATCGGCGTTGCCTTGGTGACCTACCTCGTCGTCTTCGTCGAACGTGGTCAGCGCAAGGTGCTGGTGAACTACGCCAAGCGCCAGGTCGGTAACCGTGTCATGCAGGGACAGAGCACGCACCTGCCGCTCAAGCTCAACATGGCCGGCGTGATTCCGCCGATCTTCGCCTCGAGTATCATCCTGTTCCCGGCCACGGTTCTCGGCTGGTTTGGGAATACCGAGGGGATGGGCTGGCTGAAAAGTGTGGCTGACAAACTGCATCCGGGTCAACCGATCTACATCTTGTTCTATGCGGCGGCGATCATCTTCTTCTGCTACTTCTATACCGCCTTGGTCTTCAACCCCAAGGAAACGGCAGATAACCTGAAGAAGAGCGGTGCGTTCATCCCGGGCATCCGTCCGGGCGAACAGACCTCGCGCTACATCGAGAAGATCATCATGCGTCTGACGCTGGTGGGGGCGGTCTACATCACCCTGGTGTGCCTGCTGCCGGAATTCCTGATCCTGAAATGGAACGTGCCGTTCTATTTCGGCGGGACTTCGCTGCTGATCATGGTGGTGGTGACGATGGACTTCATGACGCAAGTGCAGTCCTACGTGTTGTCGCACCAGTATGAGGGCCTGCTCAAGAAGGCCAACTTCAAGGGCAACGGTGGCGCGTTTACTCGCTAA
- the rplF gene encoding 50S ribosomal protein L6 translates to MSRVAKNPVAIPAGVEVKFGASEVTVKGALGTLSTALCNEVEVKLEDNQLTFAAKTDSKFARSMSGTLRALLNNMVAGVSKGFEKKLQLVGVGYRAQAQGDTLNLSLGFSHPVAHQMPAGITVATPTQTEILIKGADKQRVGQVAAEIRAYRAPEPYKGKGVRYADEVVVLKETKKK, encoded by the coding sequence ATGTCTCGCGTAGCTAAAAACCCTGTCGCGATCCCGGCCGGTGTCGAAGTGAAATTCGGTGCTTCCGAGGTGACCGTGAAGGGCGCGCTTGGCACCCTCAGCACTGCCCTGTGCAACGAGGTGGAAGTCAAGCTGGAAGACAATCAGCTGACCTTCGCAGCCAAGACCGACAGCAAGTTCGCGCGTTCCATGTCTGGTACGCTGCGTGCGCTCCTCAACAACATGGTTGCGGGTGTCTCCAAAGGCTTCGAGAAGAAGCTGCAGCTGGTCGGCGTGGGTTACCGCGCCCAAGCTCAAGGCGATACCCTGAACCTGTCGCTTGGTTTCTCGCACCCGGTGGCCCACCAGATGCCGGCTGGCATCACCGTGGCAACCCCGACGCAGACCGAAATCCTGATCAAAGGCGCTGACAAACAGCGCGTGGGTCAGGTGGCCGCCGAGATTCGTGCTTATCGTGCTCCGGAGCCCTATAAGGGCAAGGGCGTGCGTTACGCCGACGAGGTGGTGGTTCTGAAAGAGACCAAGAAGAAGTAA
- the rplX gene encoding 50S ribosomal protein L24: MRKIRKGDDVIVLTGKDKGKRGTVLRVLEDKLVVEGVNIAKKHQKPNPIRGVAGGVVEKTMPLHISNVAIFNPATQKADRVGIKQLEDGRKVRVFKSSGEVVGA; encoded by the coding sequence ATGCGAAAAATCCGTAAAGGTGACGACGTCATCGTCCTCACCGGTAAAGACAAAGGCAAGCGCGGCACCGTCCTGCGCGTGCTCGAAGATAAACTGGTTGTGGAGGGCGTGAACATCGCCAAGAAGCACCAGAAGCCGAACCCGATTCGTGGCGTAGCTGGTGGCGTTGTTGAAAAAACCATGCCGCTGCACATCTCGAACGTAGCCATTTTCAACCCGGCCACCCAAAAGGCTGACCGCGTAGGCATCAAGCAGCTGGAAGACGGCCGCAAAGTGCGCGTGTTCAAGTCCAGCGGTGAAGTCGTTGGCGCGTAA
- the rpsS gene encoding 30S ribosomal protein S19: MARSLKKGPFVDLHLLKKVDAVRATNDKRPIKTWSRRSTILPDFIGLTIAVHNGRTHVPVYVSENMVGHKLGEFSLTRTFKGHAADKKAKKK, encoded by the coding sequence ATGGCACGTTCGCTGAAAAAAGGCCCGTTTGTTGATCTGCACCTGTTGAAGAAAGTCGACGCGGTGCGTGCAACCAACGACAAACGTCCGATCAAGACCTGGTCGCGTCGTTCGACCATCCTGCCGGACTTCATTGGTCTGACCATCGCTGTTCACAACGGCCGTACCCACGTTCCGGTCTACGTCTCCGAGAACATGGTGGGTCACAAGCTGGGTGAATTCTCCCTGACTCGTACCTTCAAAGGCCACGCGGCCGATAAGAAGGCGAAGAAGAAATAA
- the rpmC gene encoding 50S ribosomal protein L29, with amino-acid sequence MKASELRAKTVDDLKVELLSLLKAQFALRMQHATQQLAKTSELNKVRRDIARVRTVLKEKAV; translated from the coding sequence ATGAAAGCGTCCGAACTGAGAGCAAAAACCGTCGACGACCTGAAGGTTGAGCTGCTGAGCCTACTCAAGGCCCAGTTTGCGCTGCGCATGCAACACGCTACCCAGCAGCTCGCCAAGACCAGTGAACTGAACAAGGTGCGTCGTGACATCGCGCGCGTTCGCACTGTTCTGAAAGAAAAGGCGGTTTAA
- the rplV gene encoding 50S ribosomal protein L22, with product MRVSAQLNNARLSAQKCRLVADLVRGKPVDQALNILAFSPKKGAAILKKVLESAIANAEHNEGADIDTLKVATVFVDKGPSLKRFTARAKGRGNRIEKQTCHITLVVGN from the coding sequence ATGAGAGTATCTGCACAACTGAATAATGCCCGCCTGTCGGCACAGAAGTGCCGTCTGGTGGCTGATCTCGTTCGCGGTAAGCCGGTCGACCAGGCGCTGAATATCCTGGCCTTCAGCCCGAAAAAAGGTGCTGCCATCCTCAAGAAAGTGCTGGAGTCGGCTATCGCCAACGCCGAGCACAATGAGGGCGCTGACATCGATACCCTGAAAGTGGCCACTGTTTTCGTGGACAAGGGTCCGAGCCTCAAGCGCTTTACGGCCCGCGCCAAAGGCCGCGGCAACCGTATCGAAAAGCAGACCTGCCACATCACGCTGGTCGTGGGCAATTAA
- the rplN gene encoding 50S ribosomal protein L14, translated as MIQMQTMLEVADNTGARSVMCIKVLGGSKRRYASVGDIIKVSIKDAAPRGRVKKGDVYNAVVVRTAKGVRRPDGSLIKFDSNAAVLLNTKLEPIGTRIFGPVTRELRTERFMKIVSLAPEVL; from the coding sequence ATGATTCAAATGCAGACCATGCTTGAGGTCGCAGACAACACCGGTGCGCGTTCCGTTATGTGCATCAAGGTGCTGGGCGGCTCCAAGCGTCGCTACGCTAGCGTTGGCGACATCATCAAGGTGAGCATCAAGGACGCCGCTCCGCGCGGTCGCGTCAAGAAGGGCGACGTGTACAACGCGGTTGTGGTTCGTACGGCTAAGGGCGTGCGTCGTCCGGACGGTTCGCTGATCAAGTTCGACAGCAACGCCGCCGTGCTGCTCAACACCAAGCTTGAGCCGATTGGCACCCGCATCTTCGGCCCGGTGACCCGCGAACTGCGTACCGAGCGATTCATGAAGATCGTGTCGCTCGCTCCGGAAGTGCTGTAA
- the rplO gene encoding 50S ribosomal protein L15: MELNTIKPAEGATHAKRRVGRGIGSGLGKTAGRGHKGQKSRAGGFHKVGFEGGQMPLQRRLPKRGFKSLTAGKTAEVRLSELNLLPVDEIDLLVLKQAGVVPAGADIAKVIVSGKVERALKLRGITATAGARAAIEAAGGSFVE; encoded by the coding sequence ATGGAGCTGAACACCATTAAACCCGCAGAGGGTGCAACGCACGCCAAGCGTCGCGTCGGTCGTGGTATCGGTAGCGGCCTCGGCAAGACTGCCGGTCGTGGCCACAAAGGTCAGAAGAGCCGCGCTGGTGGCTTCCACAAGGTAGGCTTCGAAGGCGGTCAGATGCCGCTGCAACGCCGTCTGCCGAAGCGTGGTTTCAAGTCGCTGACTGCTGGCAAGACCGCTGAAGTGCGTCTGTCCGAACTCAACCTGCTGCCGGTCGACGAAATTGATCTCTTGGTGCTGAAGCAAGCCGGTGTCGTGCCGGCCGGTGCCGATATTGCCAAGGTGATCGTGTCCGGCAAGGTGGAGCGTGCGCTGAAACTGCGTGGCATCACCGCTACCGCCGGTGCCCGTGCTGCAATTGAAGCCGCCGGTGGCAGCTTCGTCGAATAA
- the rpsQ gene encoding 30S ribosomal protein S17: MSETKVVRTLTGKVVSDKMDKTVTVLVERKVKHPIYGKVIRRSKKFHAHDESNEYREGDVVVISESRPLSKTKSWVVTALVERARQV, translated from the coding sequence ATGAGCGAAACCAAGGTGGTCCGTACGCTGACCGGTAAAGTGGTCAGCGACAAGATGGATAAAACCGTAACCGTTCTGGTCGAGCGCAAAGTTAAGCACCCGATCTACGGCAAAGTGATCCGTCGCTCCAAGAAATTCCACGCACATGACGAAAGCAACGAGTATCGCGAAGGCGATGTGGTGGTGATCAGCGAATCCCGCCCGCTCTCGAAGACTAAGTCGTGGGTGGTGACTGCGCTTGTCGAGCGCGCTCGTCAAGTGTAA
- the infA gene encoding translation initiation factor IF-1, which translates to MAKEDTIQILGEIVESLPNATFKVKLENGHVVLGHISGKMRKFYIRILPGDKVTVELTPYDLSRARIVFRAK; encoded by the coding sequence ATGGCTAAAGAAGATACCATCCAGATATTGGGCGAAATCGTGGAGTCGTTGCCCAACGCAACCTTCAAGGTCAAGCTTGAGAATGGACACGTGGTATTGGGGCATATTTCCGGGAAGATGCGGAAGTTTTATATCCGCATCCTGCCGGGTGACAAAGTGACGGTCGAACTGACACCTTACGATCTGTCCCGTGCCCGTATCGTGTTCCGTGCGAAGTGA